In Streptomyces sp. ML-6, the genomic stretch GGCCAGCGCGCGGCGCTGGAGCGGGCGTACACGGGGGCGGGCGTCTCCCCCGCCGAGGTCGGCCTCATCGAGGCGCACGGCACCGGCACCGTCGTCGGCGACCGTACCGAACTCACCACGCTCACCAAGTTCTTCACCGAGTCCGGTGCGTTGCCCGGCAGTTGTGCGGTCGGTTCGGTCAAGTCGCAGATCGGGCACACCAAGTGCGCGGCGGGCATGGCCGGTCTGATCAAGACGGCGCTCGCCCTCCACCACGGGATCAGGCCGCCGACCCTGCATGTCCGCGAGCCCAACCCGGCCTGGGAGAAGGAGTCGAGCCCGTTCTTCTTCCACTCCGAGGCCAGTCCGTGGCCGGTGGAGCCGGCCGGGCGGATCGCCGGGGTCAGCGCCTTCGGTTTCGGCGGCACCAACTTCCACGTGGTGCTGCGCGCCCACGAGCAGGCGCCGGCGCCCCACACGCTGGACGGCTGGCCCGCCGAGCTGTTCGTGTTCCGCGGCAGGGACGAGGAGACCGCCGCCCGTTCCGTACGGCGCCTGCTCGACCTGCTGGAGCGGGGCGGGACCTGGCGGCTGCGGGACCACGCCCGGCACGCCGCGCTCCGTGCCGACCGGGCGGCGCTGAACGGGGAGCCCGTCCGGTACGCGGTGGTGGCCGAATCGCTCGAGGCGCTGCCCGGCCTGCTGGGGCGTGCCGTCTCCGGTGAACACGCCCCCGAGGACGGCGTGTTCGTCGCGGCACGGGAGCAGGAGGGCCTGTACGAGGGCGCGGGGACCGTCCCCGCCGAGGCGCTGGCGTTCCTCTTCCCGGGCCAGGGCAGCCAGCGGCCGGGCATGCTGGCGGACCTCTTCGTCGCCTTCCCCGAGCTGCACCGCTACCTCCACCTCGGTGCCGAGTGGGCCGGGGCGCTCCATCCGCCCACCGCCTTCGACGCGGACACGAAGGCCGGGCAGCTGGCCAGGATCACCGACACGGCCGTGGCGCAGCCCGCGCTCGGCATCGTGGAGCTGGCCGCGGCCGATCTGCTCGGCAGCCTGGGGGTGCGGCCCGCGATGGCGGCGGGGCACAGCTACGGCGAGCTGGCGGCCCTGGGCGCCGCCGGGGTGTTCGCGCCGGAGGACCTGCTGGCGGCGAGCGCCGCGCGCGCCACGGCGATCCTCGGCGCGGTCGACGGCGGCGACCCGGGGGCGATGGCGGCCGTGAACGCCTCCGCGGAGCGGATCGAGGAGGTGCTGCGGCTGGCCGGCCTGCACGGCGACGTCGTCACCGCCAACCACAACTCGCCGCGGCAGACCGTCATCTCGGGCCCGACCGAGTCGGTGGAGGCGGCCTGTGCCGCGTTGCGGGACGCCGGCCGCTCGGCCAAGCGGCTCCAGGTGGCCTGCGCCTTCCACAGTCCGGTGTTGTCGGGCGCGGGCGACGCCTTCGCCGGGCACCTGGCACGGGTCGCGCTGCATCCGCCCGCCTTCGACGTGTGGGCGAACCGGACCGCCGCGCGCTATCCGGCCGCGCCCGAGGACATCCGTGCGTCGCTGGCCGCGCAGATCGAGGCCCCGGTGCGGTTCACCGAGCAGATCGAGGCCATGTACGAGGCGGGGGCCAGGGTCTTCGCCGAGGTCGGCCCCGGCCGGATGATGTCGCGGCTGGTGGACACGATCCTCAAGGACCGGCCGCACCGCACCGTACCCGTGGCCGCCGACCACCGGGGCGGTCTGCGGGGACTGCTCGACGCCCTGGCCCGGCTCGCGGTCCTCGGCGTCGACGTGCGCCTCGCCCGGCTCGTCCAGGGCCGGGACACCGTCGACCCCGAGACCGCCACCGCGCCGCGCGCCGCGGGCTGGACGGTCGACGGCCATCTGCTGCGCCGCGCCGACGGCACCATCCCGTCGGGCGCCCTCCATCCCCCCACCCAGATATCGGAGTCGGTCGTGTCGGATCATTTCCACAACAACGGTTCCCTGTCCGGCCCCGACGCCCTGATCGCGGAGTTCCTCCGCAGCAGCCGGGACATGGTCGCCGCCCAGCGCGACGTGCTGCTGCGCTATCTGGGCGGGGCGGACACCGGCCACGCGGCGGCGCCCCCGGTGCCGACCGCCCCGGTGTACGCGCAGACCGTGGCGTACGAGCCGGCGCAGCCCGCCCCTGCGCTCCCGGCTCCCGCCGCCCCCGAGGCGGTGGCCGTGGCTCCCGCGCCCGCCACGGACCGGGAGAGCGTGCTCGAGACCGTCCTCGGTGTCGTCGCGGACCGCACCGGTTACCCGGTCGACATGATCGAGCCCGAGCTGGACCTGGAGGCCGACCTCAGCGTCGACTCCATCAAGCGCGCCGAGATAGCGGGCGAACTCGCCACCCGGCTCGGTCTGCCCACCGACACCCCCGAGGGGCTCGACCGCCTCAGCTCCGCCCGCACCGCCGCCGCCCTCACCGGTCTCCTCGTCGAGGCGCTCGGGGCCGGTACGCCGGAGGCCGGGGCCGGGTCGGCGGCCCCCGCACCGGCTCCTGCGTCGGCTCCCGCGCCGGCCCGGCCCGAGGCGGTCGAGCCGGAGATCATCGCCCCCGTGCGGCTGGAGTTCACCGAGGAGGTGCTGCCCGAGGTGACCGCCGCGGTGCCGGCCGGGGCCCGGGTGCTGCTGCTCGGCGGCGGTGCGCTTGCCGAGGCGCTGGCGGACCGGCTGCGGGCGGCGGGCGCCGAGCCGGTGATCTCCGACGACGTGCCCGACGAGATCCCCGGCACCGTGTACTGGCTGGGCGCCCTGGACGCCGACACCCCACCGCTGCCGGACGCCCTGCCGCTGTTCCAGAAGGTGCTCGCGGCGACCCCCGCCCGGCTGGTCGCGGTGGAGCGGCGGACCGTGGGCGCGGCCAGTGGTCTGCGCGGCTTCTTCCGTACGGTCTCCCGCGAGTACCCCGAATGCGCCGCGACCCTGCTGGAGGTGGCGGAGGGTGCCGACGCCGGGGCCGTCGCCGACGCCCTGTTCGTCGAGGCCGCGGCCACGGACCGGGAGCCGGTCGTGCTCACCGACAGAACGGTCCGGCGCGCGCTGCGGCTGACCCCCACCGGGCTGGGCGCGCTCGCCGAGACCGGGGCGGGCCCCGCCGGGGACGGCGTGGCGGAGGCGGAGGCCGTCGGTCTCGACCGGGAGGCCGTGGTGCTGCTGGTGGGCGGCGCGCGCGGCATCACCGCCCGGTTCGCCCGGACACTGGCCGCCACCAGTCGCTGCCGGCTGGTCCTCATGGGCCGCACCCCGGTGCCGTCGGAGGCCGAGGACCCGGCGACGGCGTCCGCGCAGGGGCGCGACGCGTTGCGCCGCGCGCTGCTGGCGACGGGGCTGACGCAGCCCGCCGAGATCGAGCGCAGGCTGAACTCCCTGCTGTCGGCCCGTGAGGTGCGCGACACACTGCGGGAGTTGCGGGAGCTGGGCAGCGACGCCCGGTACCACTGCGTGGACGTGCTGGACACCGAGGCCGTCAGCACCACGGTGAAGGAGGTGCACCGGGAGTACGGGCGGCTGGACGGGGTCGTCCACGCGGCCGGTGTCATCGAGGACAAGCTGATCGCGGAGAAGACCGCCGTCTCCTTCGACCGGGTCTTCTCCACCAAGGTGCAGGGGGCCAGGGCCGTGCTGGACGCGGTGGACTCGCTGCCCTCCGGGCCCCGTTTCGCGGTGCTCTTCGGCAGCATCGCGGCGGCCCTGGGCAACCGCGGCCAGTGCGACTACGCCGCGGCCAACGACGCCCTGGAGGAGCTGGGCCGCCGGTGGACCAGGCCCGGCCGGCGCGGGTTCACCGTGCACTGGGGGCCCTGGGCCGCGGCGGAGACCGGCGGCGGCATGGTGACCCCCGAACTGATGCGCTCGTACGCGGCCCGCGGGATCAAGCTGATCGACCCGGACGAGGGCCCGCTGAGCCTGCTGCGGGAACTGGCCTGGGGCCTGCCGGAGACGCACGCCACGGTCTACACCGCCTCGGGCTGGTGACAGGCGTGGGCGCACGCACACCGGTCGCCATCGTCGGCATGGACGCCTTCTTCCCGGGCGCCACCGATCTGGACGCCTACTGGCGCAACATCGTCGGCGGGGTGGACGCCATCACCCAGGTGCCGGACGACGGCTGGGACGCCGGTTTCTACGCACCGGGCGCCACCGGCGGGGACCGGCGCAGCGACCGGATCTACTGCCGGCGCGGCGGGTTCGTGGACCGGACGGCCGAGTTCGACGTGGCCCGGTTCGGGATCATGCCGTCGTCGGTGGCGGGCACCGAGCCGGACCAGCTGATCGCCCTGGAGGTGGCACACCGCTCGCTCCAGGACGCGGGGGGCACCGATGTGCTGCCGTCCGCGCGGGAACGGGCCGGGATCGTGCTGGGCCGCGGCGGCTATCTGACGCCCGGCCTGGTCCGCCTGGACCAACGGGTGCGCACCGCGCACCAGTTGGTCCGGACGCTGGGCGAGCTCGCCCCGCAGCTCGGCGCCGACCAGCTGGAGCGGGTGCGGGCGGCGTTCACCGAGCAGCTCGGCCCCGAGCAGCCGGAGTCCGCGATCGGGCTCGTGCCGAACCTGGTGGCCTCCCGGGTCGCCAACCGGCTCGACCTGCGCGGACCCGCGTACACGGTCGACGCGGCGTGCGCGTCCTCGCTGATCGCGGTCGACCACGCGGTGCGCGAACTGGTCTCCGGGCGCTGCGACCTGATGCTGGCGGGTGGGGTGCATCACTGCCACGACATCACGCTGTGGAGCGTCTTCAACCAGCTCGGGGCGCTCTCCCCCTCCGAGCGGATCCGCCCCTTCCACCAGGGCGCGGACGGGGTGCTGATCGGCGAGGGCACCGGGGTGGTCGTCCTGAAGCGGCTCGCCGACGCCGAACGGGACGGGGACCGAATCTACGCCGTGGTCACCGGCACCGGGGTGGCCGGCGACGGCCGTTCGGCCAGTCTGCTCGCCCCGGACCCGGGCGGCCAGGTCCGGGCGGTGCGCCAGGCGTGGCAGGCCGCCGGGCTCGACCCCCGGGCCGCCGGTTCGATCGGTCTGCTGGAGGCGCACGGCACCGCGACCCCGGCCGGAGACAAGGCCGAACTCGCCACGCTCGCCGAGGTGTTCGGCCCTTCCGGGGAGGGCGAGCGGGCGGTCATCGGCTCGGTGAAGTCGATGATCGGGCACACGATGCCCGCCGCCGGAATCGCCGGTCTGATCAAGGCGGCGCTGGCGGTGCACCACGGGGTGCTGCCTCCGACGCTGCACTGCGAGGACCCGCATCCGGCGCTCGCGGACACCCGGTTCGCCCCGTTGGCGAAGGCGCGCCCCTGGCAGGACCCGGCGGGCGGTGCGCCGCGCCGGGCGGGGGTGAACGCGTTCGGCTTCGGCGGCATCAACGCCCACGTGGTGCTGGAGCAGCCGGCTACGGCCGCGCCCCGGACGGCGGGCCGGGTGACGGTGAGCGAGCCGGAGCGGGTGCTGCGGCTGGCCGCCGACACGGTCGACGAACTGGCCGGGCTGCTGGCCGCCGACGACGCCTCGGTCCTGGCCGCGGGCCGGGACGAGCGGGCCCCGGGCGGCGGTCCGGTGCGGCTGGGCATCGTCGACCCGACCGGGCGCAGGCTGAAGCTGGCCCGCCGGGCCGTGGCCAAGGGCGTGCCCTGGCGGGGCCGTACCGACGTGTGGTTCACTCCACGTCCGGTGCTGGGGGCCGGCGGCCGGACCGTGTTCGTCTTCCCCGGCCTGGAGGCCGAATTCACCCCGCGTGTCGAGGAGTTGGCCGCCCGTTTCGGACTTTCCTGGACTTTCGGCTCCGACGCGCGCGTCGGTGACGTGGGGCGGCACGGCACCGCCGTCTTCCAGCTGGGCCGGTTGCTGGACACCGCGCTGCGCCGGGTGGGCGTGGTCCCGGACGCCGTCGCCGGGCACAGCGTGGGCGAGTGGACGGCGATGGCCTGCGGCGGCATCCACGCGGCCGACGAGGTCGACGCGTTCCTCTCGGCCTTCGATCCGGACGCGTTGCGCGTGCCGGGCGTTGCCTTCGGGGTGCTGGGCATGTCCGCGCAGCGGGTGCTGGAGGAGCTCGGGGACCGCGAGGACGTGGTGCTCTCGCACGACAACGCGCCGCAGCAGTCGATGATCTGCGGCCCCGAGGAGGCGGTGGCCGAGCTCGTGCACCGCTTCCGCTCCCAGGGGGTCATCTGCCAGGTGCTGCCCTTCCGTTCCGGTTTCCACACCCCGCTGCTCGCACCGTACCTGGGGCCGATCCGCGCGGCCGCCGAACGCTACTCGCTGCACCCGCAGACCACCCCGGTCTGGTCCGCGACGACCGCCGCGCCCTTCCCGGCCGAGGCGGACGCGGTGCGCGAACTGTTCGTACGCCATCTGCTGGAGCCCGTCCGCTTCCGGCAGACGGTGCTCGCACTGCACGAGGCCGGGTTCCGGGCCTTCGTGCAGCTCGGCGCGGGCCAGCTCGGCTCGCTCATCGACGACACCCTCGCCGGGCGGGACCGGCTGGTCGTCTCCGCGCACTCCACCTCACACGACAGCCTGGCGCAGCTGCGCCGGGTGGTGACCGCGCTGTGGACGGAGGGGGCCGCCCCCGACGTCACCCCGCTGCTCGCTCCCGGCACGGCCGGGGCCGGTGCCCCGGTGGCGGTGCGCGCCGCGCGCCCCGGCCGTCCGGGGGTGCGGCTGGACCTCGGCGGGGCGCTGGTGTCGCTGCCCGCGCGGGAACACGGCCTGCTCGCCCGGACCTCCGGGGCCGGTCTCGGTGCCGGTCTCGGGGCCGGTCTCGGGGCCGGTGTCGCCGCGCCGGTTCCCGGTACGCCGGGCGACCCGCTGAGCGCCGAACTGTCCGCGCTGCTCGACGACACCGCGTCGGTGGCCAGAGAACTCATCGGTGCCCGCGCTCTCGCCCGTCGCGCCCCCGCCGCCCGGCCGGGGCGCGGGGCGCCGGTCCGGCGCCCCGCGGGTCCCCCGCCGTCCGCCGGGGTCCCGGCTCCCCCGACTTCTCCGGCTCCCTCAACCCCTCCGGCACGTCCGGCACCCCCAACACGTCCGACACCTTCGGTTCGTCCGGCCGGGGCGGAACAGGTGCTGCGGGTGGACGTGGCCGAGATGCCCTACCTGCTGGACCACTGCTTCTTCCGGCAGCGTCCCGGCTGGCCCGACGAGGGGGACCGCTGGCCCGTGGTGCCCGCCACCACGGTCATCACCCACCTCATGGAGTTCGCCGAACGGGCCCGCCCCGGGACGCGCGCGGTCGCCGTCCACGACGTGCGGCTGCTGAAGTGGATCGCCGCGATCCCGTCGGTGCGGGTGCCGGTGGAGGTGCGGGACGTGGCGCCGGACCGGGTCGAGGTGGCCCTGAGCGCCTACTCCCGGGCGGTCGTCGAGCTGGCCCCGCAGTACACCGCCGCCCCGGCCGTGTGGCCCACCGACCCGGCCGCGGAGCGGCGGCCCGAGCTGCGCGCGGAACAGCTGTACACGGACCGGTGGATGTTCCACGGCCCCCGCTTCCAGGGGGTGAGCGAACTGACGGCCGAGGCCGACCACTACGTACGGGGGGTGCTGACCACTCCCGAGGCCCCCGGCGCGCTGCTGGACAACGTGGGTCAGCTGCTCGGCTACTGGATCATGTCGAAGCTCGACGAGCGCACCACGGTCTTCCCCGTGGCCATGGAACGGATCCGTTTCTTCGGCCCCCATCCCGCCCCCGGCACCCGGCTGACCTGCGCCATCCGCATCACCGATGTGACCGGATCGACGCTGACCGCCGACATGCAGCTCAGTCACGAGGGCCGGGTGTGGGCCGAGTTCACCGGCTGGCAGGACCGGCGTTTCGACAACGACGCGACGATGCGCGCGGTCGACCGCTTCCCCGGCCGCAACACCCTCTCCGAGCCGCGCCCCGGCGGCTGGCTGTCGGTCCACGAGCGCTGGCCCGACCTGGCCACCCGCGAGCTGGTGATGCGCAACATGCTGGGCGGCGCGGAACGCGAGGTGTACGACGGGCTGAAGCCCATGGTCCGCCGCCGCTGGCTGCTCGGCCGGATCGCCGCCAAGGACGCGGTGCGCACCCTGTTGTGGCAGGAGGGCCGCGGCGACATCTATCCGGCGGAGCTGGCCGTGCACAACGCCGCGTCCGGCCGGCCACTGGTCCGCGGGGTGTACGGGTGCGAGCTGGGCGAGGGCCTGGTCGTGTCGCTCGCGCACTGCGGGGACATCGGTGTGGCCGTCGCCCGCCGGGGGCCCTGCGGGATCGACGTCGAGGAGGTCGTCGACCGCCCGCGGGGCACCGTGACGGCCTCCTGCGATCCAGCGGAACTGGCCCTTCTCGACGGGCTGGTGGCGGCGGACGGGGAGGGCGGGGCGGTCTGGTTCACCCGGTTCTGGACGGCCAAGGAAGCGGTCTCCAAGCGGCTCGGGACCGGGCTGCGGGGCCGACCCGCCGACTTCCGGGTGGTGTCCGCGACCTCCGAACGGCTGGAGGTCGTGGCCGAGGGCGTGACCTACGAGGTGAAGAGCACCGAAATGACCGGCGGTGCACGGGAGCCGGACGGGCGGCGGTACGTCGTCGCCTGGACGGCGGACGACAAAACGACAGGAATCCAGGATGAGCACTGAAGCAATCGGGCGGCCCTCCACGACGGCCACCCTTCCGGGGGACGAACTGTGGGAGAGGACCCTCGCCGACATCGCGGGCATGCTCCGCGACCTGCTGGCCGAGGAGGGATTGGACGACGTCGAGATCGACCGGGAGACCACGTTCCACGACGACCTCGAACTGGAGAGCATCGACCTGGTCACGCTCGCCGGTTCGCTGCGCGAGCACTACGGCGAGAAGGTCAACGTGGCCCTGTTCGTCGCCGATCTGGAACTCGACGAGATCATCGCCCTGACAGTGGGGCAGCTCGTCGACTACGTGACGGAATCGCTTCGGGCCGCTTCATGAACCGGGACACTCCCTGAGCCGGTCCGGTTCATGAGCCGGGGTACTTCATGCGCCGGCCCGCTCCATGAACCGGTCCGCTCCATGAACCGGTCCGCTCCGTGACCAGTCCGCTCTGTGAACCGGTCCGCTCCGTAAGCCGGGGCGCCTCCCCCTCCGTGTGATCGCCCCGTCAAGCACCCGTTCGGCCGTCCCCGCGGCAGGCGCACCTCCCGGGTGCCCGCCGCCACCCACGAAAGGGCCCGACCCCCCATGTCCAAGATCCGTACCGGCGAGATCGTCACCCATGTGCAGCGCTTACCGGCCACGGCCGCGCCCGCCCACGGCGGTGAGCCCCAGGTCGTCGTCTTCGTGCACGGGCTGCTGACCGACAGCCTCGCCAGTTACTACTTCACGCTCGGCCCCGCCTTCGCCGCCGCCGGGCACGACGTCGTCATGTACGACCTGCGCGGCCACGGGCGCAGCGACCGGCCGCGCACCGGCTACCGGCTGGAGGCGTTCGTCGACGACCTGGCGGCGCTGCTGGACGGCCTGGAGATCACCGGCCGGGTGCACCTGGTCGGCAATTCCTTCGGCGGGACGGTGGCCGCCGGTTTCGCCGCCTGGTACCCGGACCGGGTGGCCACGATCACGATGATCGAGTCCGAGCCGCCGGTCGCCCTGTGGAACGAGCACATGGCGGCGGGGCTCGCGGACGCCAGGACGCACCTGGTGCTGGAGGAGTCCCTCAGCTGGATCGCCGCCCACCACGGCGCGCACACCGCCCGGTTGTCCCGCAACGCCGGCCGGATCCTGCGGACGACGACGCTCGCCGAGGACGTGCCGCTGAGCCGGACCATCGACGACGACCTGTCCGCGCTGACCTGCCCGCTGCTCGCCGTCTTCGGCGACGAGTCGGGGCTCAGCGCCCAGGCGCCGGACCTGGAGAAGCGGGTGGCCGGCTGCCGCACGGTGATCCTGCCGGAGCAGGGCCATTCGGTCCTGGTCGAACAGCCCGCCGTCACCCGCGATCTCGTCCTGGAATGGATCGCCGAGCACACCCCGGCGGGAGCGTTGCGGTGACGCGTTTCCTGCTGGTCGTACCGCCGCTGGTCGGTCACACCAACCCGCTGGTCGGGGTTGCCGACGAGCTGGCCGGGCGCGGGCACGACGTCGCCTGGTGCGGGAACGCCGAGCAGCTCGGACGACTCGTGGGCGGGGGCGCCCGGATCTACGACTGCCCGATGCCGCGCGACGAGCACATGGTCCGGCCCCCGGGGCTGACCGGCCCGGCCGCGTTCCGGTTCCTGTGGGAGAACTTCTTCGTCCCCCTGGCCGACGCCATGGCCCCAGGGGTGGACGCCGCCGTCGAGGACTTCCGGCCCGACCTCGTCCTCACCGACCAGCACACGCTGGCCGGCTCGCTCACCGCGGAGCGGCGGGGCGTCGTGCACGTCACCTCGGCCAGCACCTCGGCCGAACTCGTCGATCCGCTCGCCGCGTTCCCGAAGATCGGTGCGTGGCTGCGGGAGCTGATGAACGGGCTGCGCCACCGCATCGGGGATCCCCGCGCCGAGGGCGACCCGCGGTTCTCCCCGTACGGGGTGGTGGCCTTCACCGGGCGCGAGCTGATCGGTGACGCGCCGCTGCCGCACGACCGGGTCCGGCTGGTCGGCCCGGTCATCGCGCCGCGCCCCGGCGACGGCGGCTTCCCCTGGGAGGCGCTGGACGGGGACCGCGAACTGGTGCTGGTCTCGCTGGGCACCGCCAACACCGACGCCGGGGGCCGTTTCCTGAGGGAAGCGGTCACCGCCCTGGACTCGCTCCGCGACCGGGTCCAGGGCGTGGTCGTCGACCCCGGGGGCCTGCTGGAGGATGTCCCGGACGGCATCCTCGTACGGGAGTACGTGCCGCAGCTCGACCTGCTGGCGCGGGCCTCCGCGGTGGTGTCGCACGGCGGGCACAACACCGTCTGCGAGTCGCTGTGGCACGGGCTGCCGCTGGTCCTGGCACCGATCCGGGACGATCAGCCGATCGTCACCGAGCAGGTCGTCACGGCGGGCGCCGGCGTCCGGGTCCGTTTCGGGCGGGTCGACGCGGCCCGGCTGCGGACGGCGCTGGAGACCGTGCTGGACGACACCGGGGGGCACCGCACCGCGGCCCGCGCCATCGGCCGCTCCCTGCGGGCGGCCGGCGGCCGGCGGGCCGCGGCCGACCTCGTGGAACACGTCGCGGCCGGCACACCCGTACACGGTTAGGACCTTTCGGCCGGTCCGGGTCGTTCCGGGTCGGGTCGGACAGGATCGGGCCCGGCCGGGAAGTGCCGTCCGGTGCGTACGCTCACGGGGCACGGGGCCGCCCCGTACCGGACAACGGCCGCGCGGCACGGTCCGGGCCGGTCCGCGCCGCGCGGAACACGGGACCGGCCGCGTCCCGCGCCCCGAAAGCACACCCGCACCGCCCCGAACACGCACGAACCGCACGGAGCACCACCGGGCCGACGGCCCGCCCCGCTCTCCTTCCTCGATGGGTTTCCCATGACACACCCCGTACGGGACGAGGTTCCCGCCACCGCCCCGGCACCGCCCGGCACGGCACCGCCCGGCACGGTTCCCGCGGCGTCGCCGCTGCGGATCCTGCTGCGCTACGCCCGTCCGCACCGCGCGGTGCTCGGCGCCACCCTCCTGATGGTGCTCGCCGCCAGCGCCTCGGGGCTCGTCCAGCCCCTGGTCGCCCAGCACGTCCTGGACGGGCTGGGCGAGAGGCGCGGCGTCCTGGGCCCGGTGGCGCTGCTCGCCGCGCTGGTCGTCCTCGGCGCCGCGCTCACCGGACTCCAGTCCTGGTGGCAGCAGCGCACCTCCGAACGCGTGGTCCGGCAGATCCGCACCGAACTGGTGCACCGTCTGATCCGGTTGCGGGTACCCGAGTTGGAGCACCGCTCGCCGGGCGACCTGATCGCGCGCGTCACCTCCGACAGCGTCCTGGTGCAGAACGCCGCCACCGAGGGCATGGTGATGGTCGCCAACGGCGTCCTGAGCATCCTCGGCGCCATCGTCCTGATGGGTGTGGTGCATCCGGGTCTGCTGGGGGTGACCGCCGCCGTCATGGTGGCCGTGGCCGTGGTGATGGGGCTGATCCTGCCGCACATCCGGAAGGCGGTGGCGCGGGCCCAGGAGTCGGTCGGGGCGATCGGGGCGACCCTCGACCGCACGCTGGGCGCGTACCGCACCGTCAAGGCCAACGGCGCCGAGGGCCGTGAGACCCTGCGCGCCGAGGCCGCCGTCGAGGAGGCCTACCGCGCCGGGCTGACCGGGGCCCGTTACGTGGCCTGGGTGAAGGTGCTGTCCGGGGTGTCCATCCAGGCGGCGTTCCTCGCCGTGCTCGGGGTCGGAGGCGCCCTGGTGGCTTCCGGCGGCCTCGCGGTCTCCGCCCTGATCGCCTTCCTGCTGTACGTGTTCTACCTGGCCAGTCCGATCGGCTCGCTGGTCGCGGGGCTCAGCACGCTCCAGCAGGGGCTGGGCGCGATCGGCCGCATCGAGCAGGTGCGCCACATGCCCGCCGAGGACGACGTGGACGTGCCGCCCGCCGGCGCGCCCGCGGAGGGCGGCGCTCCCCCGGTGGAGTTCGACGACGTCCGGTTCTCCTACCCGGGCCGCGAGCCCGCCCTGCGGGGCATCTCCTGCACGGTGCCCGGCGGCACCCGGACCGCGCTGGTGGGTCTGTCGGGGGCGGGCAAGACCACCCTGTTCGCGTTGCTCCAGCGCTTCCACGAACTCGATTCCGGCGCCATCCGGATCGACGGCGTGGACATCGCGACGCTGCCGCGCGCCGAGGTGCGCCGCCGCATCGCGTACGTGGAGCAGGAGTCGCCCGTGATGGCCGGCACCGTGGAGGACAACCTGCGGTACGCGGCGCAGGACGTGACCGCCGAGGACATCGCCGAGGTGCTGCGGCTGACTCGACTCGACTCGCTGATCGCCCGGCTGCCCGAGGGACTGCGCACCGAGGTCGGCAACCGCGGCGTCACACTGTCCGGCGGGGAACGCCAGCGCCTGGCCATCGCGCGCGCCCTG encodes the following:
- a CDS encoding glycosyltransferase is translated as MTRFLLVVPPLVGHTNPLVGVADELAGRGHDVAWCGNAEQLGRLVGGGARIYDCPMPRDEHMVRPPGLTGPAAFRFLWENFFVPLADAMAPGVDAAVEDFRPDLVLTDQHTLAGSLTAERRGVVHVTSASTSAELVDPLAAFPKIGAWLRELMNGLRHRIGDPRAEGDPRFSPYGVVAFTGRELIGDAPLPHDRVRLVGPVIAPRPGDGGFPWEALDGDRELVLVSLGTANTDAGGRFLREAVTALDSLRDRVQGVVVDPGGLLEDVPDGILVREYVPQLDLLARASAVVSHGGHNTVCESLWHGLPLVLAPIRDDQPIVTEQVVTAGAGVRVRFGRVDAARLRTALETVLDDTGGHRTAARAIGRSLRAAGGRRAAADLVEHVAAGTPVHG
- a CDS encoding type I polyketide synthase, encoding MGARTPVAIVGMDAFFPGATDLDAYWRNIVGGVDAITQVPDDGWDAGFYAPGATGGDRRSDRIYCRRGGFVDRTAEFDVARFGIMPSSVAGTEPDQLIALEVAHRSLQDAGGTDVLPSARERAGIVLGRGGYLTPGLVRLDQRVRTAHQLVRTLGELAPQLGADQLERVRAAFTEQLGPEQPESAIGLVPNLVASRVANRLDLRGPAYTVDAACASSLIAVDHAVRELVSGRCDLMLAGGVHHCHDITLWSVFNQLGALSPSERIRPFHQGADGVLIGEGTGVVVLKRLADAERDGDRIYAVVTGTGVAGDGRSASLLAPDPGGQVRAVRQAWQAAGLDPRAAGSIGLLEAHGTATPAGDKAELATLAEVFGPSGEGERAVIGSVKSMIGHTMPAAGIAGLIKAALAVHHGVLPPTLHCEDPHPALADTRFAPLAKARPWQDPAGGAPRRAGVNAFGFGGINAHVVLEQPATAAPRTAGRVTVSEPERVLRLAADTVDELAGLLAADDASVLAAGRDERAPGGGPVRLGIVDPTGRRLKLARRAVAKGVPWRGRTDVWFTPRPVLGAGGRTVFVFPGLEAEFTPRVEELAARFGLSWTFGSDARVGDVGRHGTAVFQLGRLLDTALRRVGVVPDAVAGHSVGEWTAMACGGIHAADEVDAFLSAFDPDALRVPGVAFGVLGMSAQRVLEELGDREDVVLSHDNAPQQSMICGPEEAVAELVHRFRSQGVICQVLPFRSGFHTPLLAPYLGPIRAAAERYSLHPQTTPVWSATTAAPFPAEADAVRELFVRHLLEPVRFRQTVLALHEAGFRAFVQLGAGQLGSLIDDTLAGRDRLVVSAHSTSHDSLAQLRRVVTALWTEGAAPDVTPLLAPGTAGAGAPVAVRAARPGRPGVRLDLGGALVSLPAREHGLLARTSGAGLGAGLGAGLGAGVAAPVPGTPGDPLSAELSALLDDTASVARELIGARALARRAPAARPGRGAPVRRPAGPPPSAGVPAPPTSPAPSTPPARPAPPTRPTPSVRPAGAEQVLRVDVAEMPYLLDHCFFRQRPGWPDEGDRWPVVPATTVITHLMEFAERARPGTRAVAVHDVRLLKWIAAIPSVRVPVEVRDVAPDRVEVALSAYSRAVVELAPQYTAAPAVWPTDPAAERRPELRAEQLYTDRWMFHGPRFQGVSELTAEADHYVRGVLTTPEAPGALLDNVGQLLGYWIMSKLDERTTVFPVAMERIRFFGPHPAPGTRLTCAIRITDVTGSTLTADMQLSHEGRVWAEFTGWQDRRFDNDATMRAVDRFPGRNTLSEPRPGGWLSVHERWPDLATRELVMRNMLGGAEREVYDGLKPMVRRRWLLGRIAAKDAVRTLLWQEGRGDIYPAELAVHNAASGRPLVRGVYGCELGEGLVVSLAHCGDIGVAVARRGPCGIDVEEVVDRPRGTVTASCDPAELALLDGLVAADGEGGAVWFTRFWTAKEAVSKRLGTGLRGRPADFRVVSATSERLEVVAEGVTYEVKSTEMTGGAREPDGRRYVVAWTADDKTTGIQDEH
- a CDS encoding ABC transporter ATP-binding protein, encoding MTHPVRDEVPATAPAPPGTAPPGTVPAASPLRILLRYARPHRAVLGATLLMVLAASASGLVQPLVAQHVLDGLGERRGVLGPVALLAALVVLGAALTGLQSWWQQRTSERVVRQIRTELVHRLIRLRVPELEHRSPGDLIARVTSDSVLVQNAATEGMVMVANGVLSILGAIVLMGVVHPGLLGVTAAVMVAVAVVMGLILPHIRKAVARAQESVGAIGATLDRTLGAYRTVKANGAEGRETLRAEAAVEEAYRAGLTGARYVAWVKVLSGVSIQAAFLAVLGVGGALVASGGLAVSALIAFLLYVFYLASPIGSLVAGLSTLQQGLGAIGRIEQVRHMPAEDDVDVPPAGAPAEGGAPPVEFDDVRFSYPGREPALRGISCTVPGGTRTALVGLSGAGKTTLFALLQRFHELDSGAIRIDGVDIATLPRAEVRRRIAYVEQESPVMAGTVEDNLRYAAQDVTAEDIAEVLRLTRLDSLIARLPEGLRTEVGNRGVTLSGGERQRLAIARALLRRPEVLLLDEATAQLDANNERALRDAVDQAARRCTVILIAHRLSTVTEADQIVVLEHGLVRACGSHPELVASDGLYRELAASQMLVPEVEDPSSLADTNADGPGGHLPAGAERSGPTG
- a CDS encoding alpha/beta hydrolase — encoded protein: MSKIRTGEIVTHVQRLPATAAPAHGGEPQVVVFVHGLLTDSLASYYFTLGPAFAAAGHDVVMYDLRGHGRSDRPRTGYRLEAFVDDLAALLDGLEITGRVHLVGNSFGGTVAAGFAAWYPDRVATITMIESEPPVALWNEHMAAGLADARTHLVLEESLSWIAAHHGAHTARLSRNAGRILRTTTLAEDVPLSRTIDDDLSALTCPLLAVFGDESGLSAQAPDLEKRVAGCRTVILPEQGHSVLVEQPAVTRDLVLEWIAEHTPAGALR
- a CDS encoding acyl carrier protein translates to MLRDLLAEEGLDDVEIDRETTFHDDLELESIDLVTLAGSLREHYGEKVNVALFVADLELDEIIALTVGQLVDYVTESLRAAS